A section of the Salvelinus sp. IW2-2015 linkage group LG7, ASM291031v2, whole genome shotgun sequence genome encodes:
- the ela2 gene encoding elastase 2: MKFVILALFVAGAYGCGLPTFPPIVTRVVGGEDVRENSWPWQVSLQYQSGSSFHHTCGATLISSQWVMTAAHCISSRNTYRVYLGKHNLKNNNEEGSMALTPAKIIVHELWDSYRIRNDIALIKLQSPVTFSDSIMAACLPDSGIVLPHNAPCYVTGWGRLWTGGPIADALQQALLPVVSHTNCTKPDWWGSLVTSSMVCAGGNGDLASCNGDSGGPLNCQNSDGSWDVHGVVSFGSSMGCNYPKKPSVFTRVSAYISWINNVMTSN, translated from the exons ATGAAGTTTGTGATCTTGGCTTTGTTTGTTGCTGGTG CCTACGGATGTGGGCTGCCCACCTTCCCCCCTATCGTCACCAGGGTGGTTGGAGGAGAGGATGTCCGTGAGAACAGCTGGCCCTGGCAG GTGTCTCTTCAGTACCAGTCTGGTAGCAGTTTCCACCACACCTGTGGCGCCACTCTGATCTCCAGCCAGTGGGTCATGACCGCTGCTCACTGCATCAG CAGCCGCAACACCTACAGGGTGTACCTGGGCAAGCACAACCTGAAGAACAACAACGAGGAGGGTTCCATGGCTCTTACTCCCGCCAAGATCATCGTCCATGAGCTCTGGGATTCCTACAGAATCCG TAACGACATTGCCCTGATCAAGCTTCAGAGCCCTGTCACCTTCTCTGACTCTATCatggctgcctgtctgcctgactCCGGCATCGTCCTGCCCCACAATGCTCCCTGCTACGTCACTGGCTGGGGACGCCTCTGGA CCGGAGGCCCCATCGCTGACGCACTGCAGCAGGCCCTCCTGCCCGTGGTCAGCCATACCAACTGCACCAAGCCCGACTGGTGGGGCAGCCTTGTTACCAGCAGCATGGTCTGTGCTGGTGGTAATGGAGACCTTGCTAGCTGCAAC GGAGACTCCGGTGGCCCCCTGAACTGCCAGAACTCTGATGGCTCCTGGGACGTTCACGGTGTGGTGAGCTTCGGCTCCAGCATGGGCTGCAACTACCCCAAGAAGCCCTCCGTCTTCACCCGCGTCAGTGCCTACATTTCCTGGATCAACAAC GTGATGACCAGCAACTAA